In a genomic window of Gloeocapsopsis dulcis:
- a CDS encoding superoxide dismutase codes for MTLNRRNFLFILGASVGAVAIDTLRPHGLLKTALAAETPPSSSGSFELPPLPYAYNALEPHIDAATMRFHHDRHHASYVKNLNAALEKHPELKGRTVEQLLFNLDRVPEDIRTSVRNNGGGHVNHTMFWRIMSPDGGGEPTGQIATVINQNFGSFAEFKKQFNSAGEGRFGSGWAWLIRTRDGNYQITSTANQDSPFMEGNYPIMGNDVWEHAYYLKYQNRRAEYLNAWWNVVNWNEINQRLAQVTKTT; via the coding sequence ATGACTCTTAATCGGCGGAATTTTCTATTTATACTAGGAGCAAGCGTAGGAGCAGTTGCAATTGATACATTGCGCCCGCACGGACTGTTAAAAACCGCATTAGCTGCGGAAACTCCTCCTAGTAGTAGTGGAAGTTTCGAGTTACCTCCTTTACCTTATGCCTACAATGCACTCGAACCCCATATTGATGCTGCAACAATGCGATTTCATCACGATCGCCACCATGCATCGTATGTCAAAAACTTAAATGCGGCACTAGAAAAGCACCCTGAACTTAAAGGTAGAACTGTAGAACAACTTTTATTCAATCTCGATCGTGTTCCAGAAGATATTCGCACTAGTGTACGCAATAACGGCGGTGGTCACGTCAACCATACAATGTTTTGGCGCATTATGAGTCCAGACGGTGGTGGTGAACCAACAGGACAAATTGCCACAGTAATTAACCAAAATTTTGGCAGCTTTGCAGAATTTAAAAAACAGTTCAATTCGGCTGGCGAGGGACGTTTTGGTAGTGGTTGGGCGTGGTTAATCCGCACTCGTGATGGTAACTACCAAATTACTAGTACTGCAAATCAGGATAGTCCTTTTATGGAGGGAAACTACCCAATCATGGGTAACGATGTGTGGGAACACGCTTATTACCTTAAGTATCAAAACCGCCGTGCAGAATATCTCAATGCTTGGTGGAACGTTGTTAATTGGAATGAGATTAATCAGCGATTAGCACAAGTCACAAAAACAACATAA
- the rsmG gene encoding 16S rRNA (guanine(527)-N(7))-methyltransferase RsmG, whose product MVTSPTLPQMLEIWQQMNWQPTAAQQEKFQRLYELILLGNRQLNLTRITAPLEFWEKHLWDSLRGIAPLLSTQDTVIRVIDIGTGAGFPGIPVAIALAHSHVTLLDSTRKKITFLDSLLAELSIQNATTVVGRAETINKLPQHHQNYDVALIRAVGSSLLCAEYTLPFLKPNGTAILYRGQWTTEETEALQNKVKQLSGEVEKIEEFVTPLSYSARHCIYLRKVS is encoded by the coding sequence ATGGTAACATCACCAACGCTGCCACAAATGTTAGAGATATGGCAGCAAATGAATTGGCAACCTACAGCAGCACAACAGGAGAAGTTTCAACGCCTTTATGAATTGATTCTGTTGGGTAATCGCCAGCTGAATTTAACACGAATCACTGCGCCTTTAGAGTTTTGGGAAAAGCATTTGTGGGATTCCCTGCGCGGAATTGCCCCTTTATTATCGACACAAGACACCGTTATTAGAGTCATTGATATTGGTACAGGCGCAGGATTTCCAGGAATTCCTGTTGCGATCGCCCTCGCCCACTCTCACGTTACCCTCCTCGACTCGACACGCAAAAAAATAACTTTTCTCGATAGCCTCTTAGCAGAACTTAGCATCCAAAATGCTACTACTGTAGTGGGTAGAGCAGAAACTATCAACAAACTTCCTCAACATCATCAAAATTACGATGTTGCGTTAATTCGGGCGGTAGGTTCGTCATTACTTTGTGCTGAATATACCTTGCCATTTTTAAAACCAAATGGTACAGCAATTCTCTATCGCGGACAGTGGACAACTGAGGAAACTGAAGCTTTGCAAAATAAGGTTAAGCAGTTGAGTGGTGAAGTTGAAAAAATTGAGGAATTTGTCACACCTTTAAGTTATAGTGCTCGACACTGCATTTATCTACGTAAAGTTTCTTGA
- a CDS encoding GUN4 domain-containing protein, translating into MTDPTTVFDTNFDFSALSLQLTTGSEKVQAQTIDKLATLSTAGEELLMKFLLQRQSNPPTWIDGKAYQALYRADSPETKNFLQTNFPTGIVQLNSEQGMDYTSLQKLLAEQDFQAADRLTLQKLCELAGSTAMQRKWLYFTDVENFTSTDLQTVNQLWLIHSEGKFGFSVQREIWLAVGKNWEKLWSKIGWKSGNNWTRYPDEFTWNLNAPRGHLPLSNQLRGVRVIASLLSHPAWER; encoded by the coding sequence ATGACTGATCCAACTACCGTTTTCGACACTAATTTTGACTTTTCTGCTTTGAGTTTGCAGTTAACCACAGGGTCGGAAAAAGTACAAGCGCAAACCATTGACAAACTGGCTACGCTCAGCACTGCGGGCGAAGAGCTACTCATGAAGTTTTTACTGCAACGCCAGTCTAACCCACCTACTTGGATTGATGGCAAAGCTTACCAAGCTCTCTACAGGGCTGATTCGCCGGAAACAAAGAATTTTCTCCAAACCAATTTCCCGACTGGCATTGTCCAACTCAACTCAGAGCAAGGTATGGACTACACTTCATTGCAAAAACTACTGGCAGAGCAAGATTTTCAAGCTGCCGATCGCCTTACTCTCCAAAAACTTTGTGAATTAGCAGGATCTACTGCAATGCAAAGAAAATGGCTATATTTTACCGATGTAGAAAATTTTACCAGCACTGACTTACAAACAGTTAACCAATTATGGTTAATTCACTCAGAAGGGAAATTTGGTTTTTCAGTCCAACGAGAAATCTGGCTTGCTGTTGGTAAAAACTGGGAAAAACTTTGGTCAAAAATTGGTTGGAAATCAGGCAATAATTGGACTCGCTATCCTGATGAGTTCACTTGGAATCTCAACGCTCCTAGAGGACACTTACCCCTATCCAATCAACTACGTGGCGTGCGGGTCATAGCATCTTTGCTGTCGCATCCTGCTTGGGAACGTTGA
- the rpiA gene encoding ribose-5-phosphate isomerase RpiA — MTAGVDPVKLMKQEVGKAAADRVQSGTIVGLGTGSTTAYTIQFLGDRLKSGKLKDIVGIPTSFQAEVLAKQYGIPLTTLDAVDRIDIAIDGADEVDPQKNLIKGGGAAHTREKIVDYLADQFIVVVDSSKIVDRLGSSFAVPVEVIPMAISPVMRAIEKLGGKPELRMGVKKAGPVITDQGNMVVDVKFDRIDNPAELEKTLNNIPGVLENGIFVGVTDLVLIGEVQDDKPVVKEM; from the coding sequence ATGACCGCAGGTGTAGATCCCGTGAAATTGATGAAGCAAGAAGTGGGTAAAGCTGCTGCCGATCGCGTACAATCTGGGACAATCGTTGGACTGGGAACGGGATCAACCACAGCGTACACAATTCAATTTTTGGGCGATCGCCTCAAGTCTGGCAAACTCAAAGATATTGTCGGTATTCCTACCTCTTTTCAAGCAGAAGTCCTCGCCAAACAGTACGGTATTCCTTTAACGACTCTAGATGCAGTTGACCGCATAGATATTGCGATAGATGGTGCAGATGAAGTCGACCCGCAAAAGAATTTGATTAAGGGTGGTGGTGCGGCGCATACCCGCGAAAAAATTGTTGATTACCTCGCCGATCAGTTTATCGTTGTTGTTGATAGCTCCAAAATTGTAGATCGCTTGGGTTCTAGCTTTGCAGTTCCAGTCGAAGTTATTCCTATGGCAATTTCCCCAGTTATGCGGGCGATTGAGAAACTGGGCGGTAAACCAGAGTTGCGTATGGGTGTAAAAAAAGCTGGACCTGTGATCACCGATCAAGGCAACATGGTAGTAGATGTAAAATTCGATAGGATTGACAATCCAGCAGAGCTAGAAAAAACCCTTAATAATATTCCTGGCGTTTTAGAAAACGGAATTTTTGTCGGCGTAACAGATTTAGTCCTGATTGGTGAAGTTCAAGATGATAAGCCAGTCGTGAAGGAAATGTAA
- a CDS encoding type II toxin-antitoxin system HicA family toxin, translating into MVTVAGKPSIDVPIGTLKSIWRQAQLEEER; encoded by the coding sequence ATTGTCACTGTTGCAGGTAAGCCGAGTATTGACGTACCTATTGGTACACTAAAAAGCATCTGGAGACAGGCTCAACTTGAGGAGGAACGATGA
- a CDS encoding IctB family putative bicarbonate transporter: MNAWQQFTLTHVPLQDWRSGSYLHRSIVGILRSWRQSSFLIQWADQIAAVLLCLIFVLAPFVSSTLVGLLLAACGAFWLLVTLTDLRDQAKLTPVHLLVLLYWGIATVATAVSPVKSAAFVGWTKLTLYLLMFALAARVLRSPRIRSWIITIYLHVALVVSVYGLRQWFFGATALATWVDPESPLSKTTRVYSYLGNPNLLAGYLLPAIAFSAMAIFAWRGWIPKALALTMLLVNTTCLILTFSRGGWIGLLALAVTLLVLLVYWLSIQLPTFWRTWSLPILLVGMLSVLILAILFVEPVRDRVSSIFAGRNDSSNNFRINVWLAVIDMIRDRPILGIGPGNTAFNSIYPLYQQPKYTALSAYSVFLEIAVETGLIGLFCFVWLVIVMLSQGLTQLQRLRQHNHREGFWLIAAIAIVVGMLAHGTVDTVWYRPEVSTLWWLTVALIAGYLNASVSESTPGNSAVATQQY; the protein is encoded by the coding sequence ATGAATGCATGGCAACAATTTACGCTCACTCATGTGCCGTTGCAAGATTGGCGCAGTGGAAGTTACTTACACCGCTCGATAGTAGGGATACTACGTTCTTGGCGACAAAGTAGCTTTCTGATTCAGTGGGCAGATCAAATCGCAGCAGTGCTTCTTTGCTTGATATTTGTTTTAGCACCTTTTGTATCAAGCACACTGGTAGGTTTACTTTTGGCAGCTTGTGGCGCATTTTGGCTATTGGTCACTTTAACAGATCTCCGCGATCAAGCAAAGCTGACTCCCGTTCATTTACTTGTGTTGCTCTACTGGGGAATTGCTACTGTAGCAACAGCAGTTTCCCCTGTGAAATCAGCAGCTTTTGTGGGATGGACAAAGTTAACGTTGTACTTATTAATGTTCGCCCTTGCTGCGAGAGTTTTACGTTCTCCTCGAATTCGCTCTTGGATAATTACCATCTACTTGCACGTAGCACTCGTTGTCAGTGTCTATGGGCTACGACAATGGTTTTTTGGAGCAACTGCGCTAGCAACTTGGGTAGATCCTGAATCACCTCTATCAAAAACAACCCGTGTTTACAGTTACTTGGGTAATCCTAATTTACTTGCAGGATATCTTTTGCCAGCGATCGCATTTAGTGCAATGGCAATTTTTGCCTGGCGTGGCTGGATTCCTAAAGCATTAGCACTAACCATGCTTTTAGTCAATACAACGTGCTTAATCTTAACTTTTAGTCGTGGTGGCTGGATTGGTTTACTTGCGTTGGCTGTAACGTTATTGGTATTACTGGTTTATTGGTTGAGTATACAACTACCAACTTTTTGGCGTACTTGGTCATTGCCAATTTTGTTGGTAGGAATGTTGAGTGTTTTAATTTTGGCAATATTATTTGTTGAGCCAGTACGCGATCGCGTATCAAGTATCTTTGCAGGACGAAATGACAGTAGTAATAACTTCCGCATCAATGTTTGGCTAGCTGTCATCGACATGATTCGCGATCGTCCAATTTTGGGCATTGGTCCTGGCAATACTGCCTTTAACAGCATCTATCCACTCTACCAGCAGCCTAAGTATACTGCTTTGAGCGCCTACTCAGTTTTCCTAGAAATTGCTGTAGAAACAGGCTTAATTGGCTTGTTCTGTTTCGTTTGGTTAGTAATCGTGATGCTAAGCCAAGGATTAACACAGTTACAGAGGTTACGCCAGCACAATCACCGAGAAGGATTTTGGCTAATAGCAGCGATCGCAATAGTAGTAGGTATGCTAGCTCACGGCACGGTAGATACTGTTTGGTATCGACCTGAAGTTAGTACATTATGGTGGTTAACTGTTGCACTAATTGCTGGTTATCTCAATGCCTCTGTCTCAGAATCAACCCCAGGCAATTCCGCAGTAGCTACGCAACAGTATTAA
- a CDS encoding GAF domain-containing sensor histidine kinase, with product MEPERKTTQELEQHLKVFSDLESEAQTIPIFDAATQTSADFLEVPICIIGFLNQNNFWFKSAIGLARLGLRSKIAQERQLPRQDTFIAHVVENHKILAIDDTLKEPIFANSILVQQYGIRAFMGAPLMNTSGQCLGAIAVMELKPRNFTLRDMKFLELMACWSMSELERQQLLKSMNSNSTYLPSPLAPTETSVLSVQTPGIALHSSLPNPVATATDNEDKITHTISPARENSEYLSTNQVKVELLSQLTQELRTPLTSVLGMASVVSREIYGPLTNKQKEYLEIIENSGRHLLTLVNEISELGTLDSNFTALNLTAAEIEMLCQQVISALSETAKRREQQINFSLEPRCNRLWVLDKDKVKQLLYQLIFYITQIAANGSVIHIHVSHKSDGLHFAIWASHPWLEQGLTLVEPLLCQLLAFPFDSVASLDGFQTELLPVNALPVSATQVLDVATTHPKTTQQDSRHALHKHNPLESIYHSSNSLRLLLSCDLAKLHGGRINLQGSPESGYRYVVVLPELTVPAEETV from the coding sequence GTGGAGCCTGAGAGAAAAACAACACAGGAACTAGAGCAGCATCTAAAAGTCTTCTCAGATCTGGAGTCAGAAGCTCAGACAATTCCTATTTTTGATGCAGCTACGCAAACATCTGCCGATTTTTTAGAAGTACCAATTTGTATTATTGGCTTTTTGAATCAAAATAATTTTTGGTTTAAATCAGCCATAGGTTTAGCGCGACTCGGATTAAGAAGTAAAATTGCCCAAGAGCGTCAATTGCCAAGACAAGATACTTTTATAGCTCATGTGGTAGAAAATCATAAAATTTTAGCAATTGATGACACCCTCAAAGAGCCAATATTTGCTAACAGTATCTTAGTGCAGCAGTATGGTATCCGCGCCTTTATGGGAGCACCACTGATGAATACATCAGGACAATGCTTAGGAGCGATCGCTGTGATGGAACTGAAACCACGTAATTTTACACTCAGAGACATGAAGTTTTTAGAACTCATGGCTTGCTGGAGTATGAGTGAACTTGAGCGCCAGCAACTCCTTAAAAGCATGAATTCTAATAGTACTTATCTGCCTTCTCCTCTAGCACCAACAGAGACTTCTGTTTTAAGCGTACAAACTCCTGGCATCGCATTGCATAGTAGTCTTCCAAATCCTGTTGCTACTGCCACCGATAACGAGGACAAAATAACACATACAATTTCTCCGGCACGAGAAAACAGCGAATATCTTTCTACCAACCAAGTCAAAGTCGAACTTCTCTCACAACTAACTCAAGAATTACGAACGCCTTTAACTTCGGTTTTGGGTATGGCTAGTGTTGTCAGCCGCGAAATTTATGGTCCTCTTACAAATAAGCAAAAAGAATACCTAGAAATTATTGAGAATAGCGGACGTCACTTATTAACACTCGTTAATGAAATTTCTGAGCTAGGAACATTAGATAGTAACTTTACAGCACTTAATCTCACTGCTGCGGAAATTGAAATGTTGTGTCAGCAAGTGATTAGTGCTTTATCTGAAACAGCCAAACGGCGAGAGCAACAGATTAATTTTTCTTTAGAACCAAGATGTAACCGACTTTGGGTTTTAGACAAAGATAAAGTTAAGCAGTTACTCTACCAGCTCATTTTTTACATTACTCAAATTGCTGCAAATGGCAGTGTGATTCATATCCATGTTTCGCATAAAAGTGACGGGCTACACTTTGCTATCTGGGCTTCTCACCCTTGGCTAGAACAAGGTTTAACCTTGGTAGAACCACTACTGTGCCAGCTATTGGCATTTCCTTTTGATAGTGTAGCTTCACTCGATGGTTTTCAAACTGAATTATTGCCTGTAAATGCTTTACCTGTCTCAGCCACTCAAGTGTTAGATGTTGCTACTACTCATCCAAAAACAACACAGCAAGATTCTCGCCATGCACTTCACAAGCACAATCCTCTAGAAAGTATCTATCACTCTAGCAATAGTCTACGTTTGCTATTAAGCTGCGATCTGGCAAAATTACATGGAGGAAGAATAAATCTGCAAGGATCGCCAGAATCAGGCTATCGTTATGTAGTTGTTTTACCTGAACTTACGGTTCCTGCGGAGGAAACCGTCTAG
- a CDS encoding type II toxin-antitoxin system HicB family antitoxin: MSYTVVIEKGETSYGAYVPDLPGCVAVAETTEEVEFLIKEAIQFHLEMLQDEIPTPASTPNEPLTKEA; the protein is encoded by the coding sequence ATGAGTTATACAGTCGTTATCGAAAAAGGAGAAACCAGCTACGGAGCATACGTTCCAGATCTACCAGGCTGTGTAGCAGTTGCTGAAACCACAGAGGAAGTTGAATTCCTCATCAAAGAAGCCATTCAGTTTCACTTAGAGATGCTGCAAGACGAAATCCCAACCCCTGCATCAACGCCAAACGAGCCATTGACAAAAGAAGCTTAA
- a CDS encoding NADP-dependent isocitrate dehydrogenase, whose translation MYEKITPPDSGSRIAFKNGEPIVPDNPIIPFIRGDGTGVDIWPASQMVIDAAVQTAYQGKRQISWFKVYAGDEACDIYGTYQYLPEDTLQAIKEYGVAIKGPLTTPVGGGIRSLNVALRQINDLYACVRPCRYYEGTPSPHKYPEKLDVIIYRENTEDIYLGIEWRQGTEMAERIINLLNNDLIPASPEHGKKQIRLDSGIGIKPISKTGSQRLIRRAIRHALRLPKNKQMVTLVHKGNIMKYTEGAFRDWGYELATTEFRNECVTERESWILSNKEVNPDISIAENAQLIEPGYNALTAEKKAVICQEIEKVLNSIWSTHGSGQWKDKVMVNDRIADSVFQQLQTRPDEYSVLATMNLNGDYVSDAAAAIVGGLGMAPGANIGDECAIFEATHGTAPKHAGLDRINPGSVILSGVMMLEYMGWQEAADLIKQGISDAIANRQVTYDLARLMNPPVEPLKCSEFAEAIIKHFQ comes from the coding sequence ATGTATGAGAAGATTACCCCACCAGATAGCGGTTCGCGGATCGCGTTCAAGAATGGCGAACCAATAGTACCAGACAATCCAATTATTCCTTTTATTCGTGGTGATGGTACTGGTGTTGATATTTGGCCCGCGAGTCAAATGGTGATTGACGCGGCTGTGCAAACTGCCTATCAAGGAAAGCGGCAAATTAGCTGGTTTAAAGTTTACGCTGGGGATGAAGCGTGTGATATCTATGGCACGTATCAATATCTCCCCGAAGACACCTTACAAGCAATTAAAGAATATGGTGTTGCCATCAAAGGACCATTAACTACCCCTGTTGGTGGTGGAATTCGCTCACTAAATGTAGCACTGCGACAAATTAACGATTTATATGCGTGTGTGCGTCCTTGTCGCTATTACGAAGGAACACCTTCACCGCACAAATACCCTGAAAAGCTTGATGTCATCATCTATCGTGAAAATACTGAGGATATTTATCTAGGGATTGAGTGGCGTCAGGGTACGGAAATGGCAGAAAGGATCATTAATTTACTCAATAATGACTTGATTCCTGCTAGCCCTGAACATGGTAAAAAACAAATTCGTCTCGATTCTGGTATTGGAATTAAACCAATTAGTAAAACAGGTTCTCAACGCCTCATTCGTCGGGCAATTCGACACGCGCTGCGATTACCAAAAAATAAGCAAATGGTAACTTTGGTACACAAAGGAAATATTATGAAATATACCGAAGGTGCCTTCCGCGATTGGGGCTATGAACTAGCAACAACTGAGTTTCGCAATGAATGCGTTACAGAACGCGAGTCTTGGATTTTGAGTAACAAAGAAGTTAATCCTGATATTTCCATTGCAGAAAATGCCCAGCTGATTGAACCAGGATACAATGCTCTCACTGCAGAGAAAAAAGCAGTCATTTGTCAAGAAATTGAAAAAGTTCTTAATTCTATTTGGTCTACTCATGGTAGCGGTCAATGGAAAGATAAGGTGATGGTTAATGACAGAATTGCCGATAGCGTTTTTCAACAACTCCAAACACGACCAGATGAATACTCGGTGTTAGCAACAATGAACCTCAACGGTGACTATGTTTCTGATGCTGCGGCTGCCATAGTTGGCGGACTTGGTATGGCTCCTGGAGCTAATATTGGGGATGAGTGTGCCATTTTTGAAGCTACTCACGGTACAGCACCAAAACACGCTGGATTAGACCGCATTAACCCTGGTTCGGTGATTCTTTCAGGTGTGATGATGTTGGAGTATATGGGTTGGCAAGAAGCTGCAGATTTAATCAAACAGGGAATTAGTGATGCGATCGCAAACCGTCAAGTTACTTATGATTTAGCACGGTTAATGAACCCACCCGTTGAGCCACTCAAGTGTTCCGAGTTTGCTGAGGCGATTATCAAACATTTTCAGTAA
- a CDS encoding four-helix bundle copper-binding protein has product MTTAESKLDACIQACLDCLRDCEYCANACLSEDMVQMMAECIKRCRDCADTCALCARLMSRSSELHKQMCGVCAEACDRCASECEKHDHAHCQRCAESCRRCAQLCREMAA; this is encoded by the coding sequence ATGACTACTGCAGAATCTAAACTTGATGCTTGTATTCAAGCTTGTCTAGACTGCCTACGCGATTGTGAGTACTGTGCCAATGCTTGCTTAAGTGAAGATATGGTGCAGATGATGGCTGAATGTATTAAGCGATGTCGCGATTGTGCTGATACCTGTGCCCTCTGCGCCCGTTTAATGTCGCGGAGTTCAGAACTGCACAAGCAAATGTGTGGTGTATGCGCCGAAGCGTGCGATCGCTGTGCTAGTGAGTGTGAAAAGCACGATCATGCTCACTGTCAACGTTGTGCTGAATCTTGTCGTCGTTGCGCTCAACTTTGTCGCGAGATGGCAGCATAG
- a CDS encoding ABC transporter ATP-binding protein, whose product MLYLKNLIYHPPASPTAILKSINLQLAPQTLGLIIGRSGSGKSTLLEVLSGLVEATTGQISWRDQELTPDYLQQLGGLVFQFPERHFCGGTILEELRLGHPEIGSQRVRQALQEVGLDHLSLHAAPHALSGGQQRRLALAVQLIRQPHLLLLDEPTAGLDWSMRRQLVNLLAKLKQHWTLLVVTHDASDLLSVADSCWTLNHGVLEPVPDPALLEAKTQAAIAPINKSVDKIEEASEAG is encoded by the coding sequence ATGCTCTACCTCAAAAATCTCATTTATCACCCTCCAGCAAGTCCAACAGCTATTCTCAAGTCAATTAATCTACAGTTAGCACCCCAAACCTTGGGATTGATTATTGGGCGGAGTGGTTCTGGCAAAAGTACGCTATTAGAAGTTTTATCTGGACTTGTCGAAGCAACTACCGGACAAATCTCTTGGCGAGATCAAGAACTCACTCCCGATTACCTACAACAACTTGGGGGCTTGGTTTTTCAATTTCCCGAACGTCATTTTTGTGGTGGGACAATTTTGGAGGAATTGCGCTTAGGACATCCTGAAATAGGCTCACAACGAGTACGACAAGCTTTACAAGAAGTTGGGTTAGATCATTTATCTTTACACGCTGCACCTCATGCTTTAAGTGGCGGACAGCAACGACGTTTAGCATTGGCTGTACAACTCATTCGTCAACCACATTTACTTTTATTAGATGAGCCAACTGCTGGTTTAGACTGGTCAATGCGGCGACAACTAGTTAATTTGTTAGCAAAGCTGAAACAGCATTGGACGTTATTAGTCGTGACTCACGATGCTAGCGATTTATTGAGTGTTGCGGATAGTTGTTGGACGCTAAATCATGGAGTGTTGGAACCTGTACCCGATCCTGCTTTACTTGAAGCAAAAACTCAAGCAGCGATCGCACCTATCAATAAATCGGTTGACAAAATTGAGGAAGCTTCCGAAGCAGGCTAA
- a CDS encoding WGxxGxxG family protein, which produces MKHSQISKFLSASVLGLSLAALPAALPASATGTTTAPGTTTTAPGTTGTTTGTTGTTPETTTTTVQEDDGFDWGWLGLLGLIGLAGLLGRNKSEPARYRDPDTVGTTGTTTSSTYREP; this is translated from the coding sequence ATGAAACATTCTCAAATATCCAAATTCTTGAGTGCTAGTGTGTTAGGTTTAAGCTTAGCAGCTTTACCTGCTGCACTTCCTGCATCAGCAACAGGAACTACTACCGCCCCAGGGACAACTACTACCGCCCCAGGGACAACTGGTACCACCACAGGGACAACTGGTACCACCCCAGAGACAACTACCACGACAGTTCAAGAAGACGACGGTTTTGACTGGGGTTGGTTAGGATTACTAGGTTTAATTGGTCTAGCTGGTTTATTGGGTCGTAACAAATCGGAACCTGCACGTTACCGCGATCCAGATACTGTAGGAACAACAGGGACAACGACTTCTTCTACATATCGGGAGCCGTAA
- a CDS encoding aldo/keto reductase, translating into MQYRRFGRTHIQMPVFSCGGMRYQFKWQDVPAWQIPRNNQKNLEATIRRAVEVGINHIETARGYGTSEYQLGKVLPTLPREQIIVQTKLNPSDNTREFQQKFEQSLKNLRLDYVDLLAIHGINDPESLQQSVRPGGCVEIVQKLQAQGKVRFLGFSTHGPTDIIVQAIATNLFDYVNLHWYYINQNNWAAIAAANRHDMGVFIISPSDKGGMLYKPPQKLVDLCAPLSPIVFNNLFCLSHSQVHTLSVGAARPQDFDEHLKTLALLDLADEILPPILARLEQAAIASLGESWAKTWHVGLPKHSDTPGDVNIPVILWLRNLAIAYDMIEYAKVRYNLLGNGGSWFPGANAANINQLNLQHCLKNSPHATNIPRILHEAHQLLGGAAVKRLSQ; encoded by the coding sequence ATGCAATATAGACGATTTGGACGCACACATATCCAAATGCCGGTGTTTTCCTGCGGTGGAATGCGCTATCAATTTAAATGGCAAGATGTCCCAGCATGGCAAATTCCGAGGAATAATCAAAAGAATCTGGAAGCAACGATTCGTAGAGCAGTAGAAGTTGGCATTAATCACATTGAAACTGCTCGTGGTTATGGCACTTCCGAGTACCAACTAGGAAAAGTTTTGCCGACTCTTCCCCGCGAGCAAATCATTGTTCAAACTAAACTTAATCCGAGCGACAACACAAGAGAATTTCAGCAAAAGTTTGAGCAGTCACTTAAAAATCTGCGGTTAGACTACGTGGATCTACTGGCAATTCACGGTATTAACGATCCTGAATCACTGCAGCAAAGCGTTCGTCCTGGCGGTTGTGTGGAAATTGTTCAAAAGTTACAAGCCCAAGGGAAAGTAAGGTTTCTTGGTTTTTCTACACATGGACCTACAGATATTATTGTACAAGCGATCGCAACTAACTTATTCGACTACGTTAACCTACACTGGTACTACATTAATCAAAACAACTGGGCGGCAATTGCAGCAGCGAACCGTCACGATATGGGCGTGTTTATTATTAGCCCGTCGGATAAAGGTGGAATGCTCTATAAACCACCACAGAAACTCGTAGATTTATGTGCCCCTTTAAGTCCAATTGTGTTTAACAATCTATTTTGTCTGAGTCATTCCCAAGTACACACGCTGAGTGTCGGTGCAGCACGTCCGCAGGATTTTGACGAACACTTGAAAACTTTGGCACTACTTGATCTGGCAGACGAAATTTTACCACCAATTTTGGCGCGATTAGAACAAGCTGCGATCGCATCATTAGGGGAAAGCTGGGCAAAAACTTGGCACGTTGGTTTACCCAAGCACAGCGACACACCAGGCGATGTGAATATTCCTGTGATTTTGTGGTTGCGAAATTTAGCGATCGCCTACGATATGATTGAATATGCAAAAGTGCGCTATAACCTTTTAGGTAATGGTGGTAGTTGGTTTCCAGGAGCAAACGCTGCTAATATCAATCAACTCAATTTACAACATTGTCTAAAAAATAGCCCTCACGCGACAAATATTCCGAGGATTTTGCATGAAGCACATCAATTACTAGGCGGTGCTGCTGTAAAGCGGTTATCGCAATAA